Proteins co-encoded in one Leptospira levettii genomic window:
- a CDS encoding ATP-binding protein: MKSLFYFLDQKRFILPLFNVGPKRAEVGSLLYEWNGTKEIQVEVGIRRGFPHFQILGNVTQETKEARDRIRLAIEASSYDFPIETIIINVKPTHIQKKKVCLDLAVAVGILQATDQIQIPDPNILYLGNLGLDGSLVGGKELLPFLWQREREENKILCVPTSLRFFPLPEGEYYFLSHLQGLESIGKQKPEIRNQTFETNESLFWEEVLLNPYQMKVFQGLLYAILGNHHSILLGSPGAGKTMLHRLLEPLLPPRNPSISKLIGNWTTKGDFEIPTNKPPFRSPHHSTTEVGLIGGGLPYQPGEITKAEGGILFLDEALEFKDRILESLRMPMEDSYLEITRMNEVTKIKTDFTLLLSSNPCPCGNYQSQNHCHCSLQKIRLYLQKISGAFIDRITVFQTLFETSEDRNIRLEEIRLKQIVKERFRFRKEKTIPTGEPLSILKQLEMGKDTKHLSLRKKKQIVSLARTIADWNLSPRTKEVHIQEALDYTLGYQWIYSLG, translated from the coding sequence ATGAAAAGTCTTTTTTATTTTTTGGACCAAAAGCGATTCATTCTACCTCTTTTCAATGTGGGACCCAAACGTGCAGAAGTTGGAAGTTTGTTATACGAATGGAATGGTACAAAAGAGATCCAAGTGGAGGTTGGGATTCGGAGGGGTTTCCCCCATTTTCAAATTTTGGGCAATGTCACTCAGGAAACAAAGGAGGCCAGAGACCGCATCCGTTTGGCAATAGAGGCCTCATCCTATGATTTTCCCATCGAAACCATCATCATTAATGTAAAACCCACACACATCCAAAAGAAGAAGGTCTGTTTGGATTTGGCAGTGGCAGTTGGAATATTACAAGCAACAGACCAAATCCAGATTCCAGACCCCAACATCCTCTATTTGGGAAACTTGGGCCTTGACGGTAGCCTTGTGGGAGGAAAAGAACTCCTCCCCTTCCTTTGGCAACGCGAAAGAGAAGAAAATAAAATCCTCTGTGTTCCGACGAGTTTGCGTTTCTTTCCCTTGCCAGAAGGTGAATATTATTTCCTTTCCCACTTACAAGGATTAGAATCCATCGGAAAACAAAAACCAGAAATTCGAAACCAAACATTCGAAACGAATGAGTCCCTTTTTTGGGAGGAAGTTCTCTTAAATCCCTATCAAATGAAAGTTTTCCAGGGATTGTTATATGCCATACTCGGTAACCACCATAGCATTTTACTAGGAAGTCCTGGTGCCGGGAAAACCATGTTACACCGGTTACTCGAACCCCTCCTCCCACCACGAAACCCTTCAATTTCCAAGTTGATTGGAAATTGGACTACAAAAGGTGACTTTGAGATCCCCACAAACAAACCTCCCTTTCGTTCGCCTCATCATTCTACCACTGAAGTGGGTTTAATTGGTGGTGGCCTTCCTTACCAACCTGGCGAAATCACAAAAGCAGAAGGAGGGATTTTGTTTTTAGATGAAGCACTCGAATTTAAGGATCGAATCTTAGAGAGTTTACGAATGCCAATGGAAGATTCTTATCTAGAAATCACAAGGATGAATGAAGTCACAAAAATCAAAACAGATTTCACGCTTTTACTTTCTTCGAATCCTTGCCCATGTGGAAATTACCAAAGCCAAAACCACTGCCATTGTTCCTTACAAAAAATTCGTTTGTACCTTCAAAAAATAAGTGGAGCATTTATTGATCGTATCACCGTATTCCAAACTTTATTTGAAACTTCAGAGGATCGGAATATACGATTGGAAGAAATTCGATTAAAACAGATTGTAAAAGAAAGATTTCGATTTCGAAAGGAAAAAACAATTCCTACCGGAGAACCACTCTCTATCTTGAAACAATTGGAAATGGGTAAAGATACAAAACATTTATCCCTACGAAAGAAAAAACAAATTGTTTCTCTCGCAAGGACGATTGCAGATTGGAACCTCTCCCCTAGAACAAAGGAAGTACATATTCAAGAGGCTTTGGATTATACTTTGGGATACCAGTGGATTTATAGCCTAGGTTGA